The proteins below come from a single Raphanus sativus cultivar WK10039 unplaced genomic scaffold, ASM80110v3 Scaffold3619, whole genome shotgun sequence genomic window:
- the LOC130506750 gene encoding ras-related protein RABA5d-like: GVEFQTQNMEIEGKDVKAQIWDTAGQERFRAVTSAYYRGAVGALVVYDISRRSTFESVARWLDELKTHSDTTVARMLVGNKCDLDNMRTVSVEEGKALAETQGMFFMETSALDSTNVKTAFEMVIRDIYANVSRKQLNSDTHKTELKWNSRVSLVKDDNKGSTQGFGFSCCSSS; the protein is encoded by the exons GGCGTCGAGTTCCAGACGCAGAACATGGAGATCGAAGGCAAAGATGTCAAAGCTCAGATTTGGGACACTGCTGGTCAAGAACGCTTCCGTGCCGTCACCTCCGCGTACTACCGCGGCGCAGTCGGTGCGCTAGTCGTCTACGACATAAGTCGTCGCTCAACCTTTGAGAGCGTCGCACGTTGGCTTGATGAGCTCAAGA CACATTCAGATACAACGGTGGCGAGGATGCTGGTGGGGAACAAGTGCGACCTAGATAACATGAGAACGGTTAGCGTCGAAGAAGGCAAAGCCCTAGCGGAAACCCAAGGAATGTTCTTTATGGAAACATCGGCTCTCGATTCAACAAACGTTAAAACAGCTTTTGAAATGGTGATCCGCGACATCTACGCCAATGTTAGCAGGAAACAACTCAACTCCGATACGCATAAAACCGAACTGAAGTGGAACAGCCGAGTAAGTCTCGTTAAGGACGACAATAAGGGATCTACGCAAGGGTTCGGTTTCTCTTGCTGTTCTTCCTCTTGA